The DNA sequence TCGCTGAGGCCCGGGAACAGGGTGTCCGCCACCGCTGGCATCTCGATCGCCTTGGGCTTGCCCTCCGGGGCCAGGACACGTGCCAGAGCGTCTCCCCCAGCGGACCGGTACAGCAGCTCGCTGGCCCGCTCCTCGCTGAGTTCCCCCTCAGCGGCCATGGCGAGTTCGGACGCGTGGCCGGACAGGTCGGCAGGACCGTCCTCGGGCAGCTCAAGCGACCCGGGGATGACACGGTGGCGGCCCTTCGGCAGCGCGAAGAAGGATTCCAGGAAGTGGTTGTCCCGGCCTGCTTCCAGCGAGGCGGACGCGGCGAGCACTCGGAATTTCTCCGGCGCCTCGTCGAGCCCGAGGCGGTGGCGCAGGTTGCGCAGCATGTAGGCGACTTCAGTTCCCGCCGTGCCGCGGTACATGTGCAGCTCGTCGAGCACGAGGGTGAAGCAGGCCCCGGGGGTGCTGTGCAGCCAGCGTCGCGTGGACTCGAAGATGGAGGCCTCCTGCGGGCGCAGGAGCATGATGTTGAGCATCGAGTAGTTCGTGATGAGGATGTCCGGCGCTGCTGCCTGCATGTCCCAGCGCGCGTGCATCTCCGCGCCGCCGAGACGCGGCATGAAGTCGTGGATCTCTGCGCCGGCCCGCTGCTGGCGGGCATCGAGTTCCTGCAGGTACTCGCGCAGGCGGCCAGCGGCCTGGGTGGACTCGGAGCTGCCAGAGACCGGAGTGGCCCCGGTGTAGCGCCCGAAGTAGAACCGGTGGCCGTTCCGGTGCTGGTCCAGCCAGTCCCGCGCCTCCTCACTGTCAAGAGCGCGCCTCAGGCGCACGAGCTGGTCATCCGCCAGGGCGTTGGTCGGGTAGAGGATGAGCGCCCGCACCGCGGCGGGATGCCCGTGCTCGTTCTGCCTGCTGGGCTCGAAGGTCTTTCCCCTGCGCCACCACGCCGGCTGCGAGGCACCCGTTCCGGCCCACTTCTCGGACTCCGCGACCAGGTCAGCGATGACCGGCAGCATGAACGCCTCGGTCTTGCCGGAGCCGGTCCCGGCGGTCACGACGAAGTCGCGCTTCTCCCCGCAGGCGGTGACCAGAGCGTCATGCTGGTGCTGGTACAGGCTGTCCACACCGCTGGGCATCGTGAACCGCGCGAACTCGGCCGCCTGGGGATGGGCCTTCGCGGCGCGGAATGACTCGGCGAGCGGCACTCCGCTGGATTTGTACTGCGGCCGGAGCTCGAGCAAGGGCTCACGCCACGCTCCCCCGTCGACATCGAGCAGCATGCGCCGCTCTTCCATCACGGAGCGGTCGTCGACGCCGAAGGGCGTGTCGTAGTAGCGCATCAGAGCGGTCCGCAGCGCTTTGAAAGTGCCGGGGATGTCGCTGCCCGGGACGTTCACGGCCGCCGCATCGCTGTCCGTCATCAGTTCGTCCTTCCGGTGGCCGTGCTCTTCGGGTGGTGGATCTCCAGCTCCTGCCGGAGGGAGCGTGCTAGCCGTTCGGCGGCCGCACGGGGAACGTTGTCGTAGCGGACGGTCTCGGCGACGCTGCTGAACCGTGGCTGGAGTCCTGTGCACAGGACGGCGGCACGGGCGTGCAGCGGTGGCAGGGGCGCGCCCCAGTCCACGAAGAGCGTGCCGACCCGTTCCCGCCCGGCCCCGGATTCAGGCTGCCACCGGATGCTTCCCGTGCCGGTGCGCTCCAGTTCGAGGTACACGCCGTACTCGTGTTCCGTGCTCTGGAACCCGCTGCCGCGCCTGATCTGCACGAGGCGTGACCAGTCGGCACCCCGCCACCGGTACAGCCCGTCCTGGCTGTAGGAGTCCGCGGGTTCGTAGGTGCGCTTGACCGGGTCGTACCTCTCGACGGTCTGGACGTTGCCGGGTGCCGGAGGTGCGGCGGGCGGTCCCGGCTCGAGGTCCGGGAGCAGGGAGAACGTCTGGAGCGCCGCGCACGGGGAGTAGGAACAGCCCAGCTCGTCCGCCCGCTCGGGCAGTTCGTCAGGGGTGTCGTACTGGAGCAGGAGGGACCGGGGGACGGGGATGTCCCCCTCAGCGGTTTCGTTGACGACCGGCAGGACGACGGCCCATTCCTCGGCAGCCTGGTCGACCGCGCGTCCAAGCGCCGCGGTGCGCCGTCCCGTGATCAGCGCCAGGCCGTCGGAGAAGGGCAGGCGAGTCAGGACGGGCGGAGCCGCGGACCACACTCCACGCCTCCAGTCGACGTCAAGGTGGCCCAGGGCTGACATGTCCCGGATCCAGCGCCCTTCCGCCCCGTCCCGCACGTTCAGGCCCCGGCCGCGGGCGGTCCTGAGCACGCCGGCCCGCAGGTCCGCCACCTTGCCACCGCCGAGTTCGCTGACCCATCGCATCAGCAGGTCGCCCACGGAGTTCACTTGCGGACCTCCCGCGCCCTGCGCACGTACGACTGCCACAGCGGATCCCCGCTTCCTTCCTCGGCCTCCAGCACTGCCGCCGCCCACCCCCGGTGTTCCGGCCCCGCGCTGAAGTCCGGCTCCCGCGGGCTCACCGGATCCACGTGCCATGCTCCGCGCCGGAACTGGACGATCCAGCCGCCGCAGCCGCGGAGCTCGACTTCGAAGTAGTAGTCGGAGGGTGTCTCAGGGAGCCGTTCCCACCACATGGGCGTGACCGGTTCAGTGACCTCCCACGCGCGTCCGTCGGATGCCACGAACACCGTCCTCGCCGCTCCCCTGCGGCAGAAGGCGACTTGCGGCACGGCACCGCTGCCCGCCTGTCCGAGCTGAGCGCCCCGCAGGAGTCCCGTACCCTCGTCCTTCGTCGTGGCGAAGGCGTCCGCGCGAGTTCCGGAATGCCTGAATCCGGCGACCCGCTCCGGGTCCGCAGCGGCTGGCGCCTCCTCAGCCGTGTGAAAGGTGACCTCGGTGTCCTCCATCTGGATGCGGTGCTCCCCCGCGGACAGTCCTCGCTGCCACAGGCTTACCGGTACACCGCGGGCCTTGAACGGCGGCCGCGGAGGCTGCCCGTCCAGCAGGGCCTCACCGGTCGCGCCGTCCGGGAGTACGAGGTCGGGCTCTCCTCCCACGAGGTAGAGGTGCTTGTTGAACTTGGGTGCGAGAGGCAGTCCCCCCTGGAGGTACGGCTTGTACTGCGGCGGGGGCTGAACCGCGAGCATCGCACCCTGGACATCGCGGATCGCCTGCCGGAGGGTGACCGCGTCGTCGAAGACGACCCGGTGGTGCAGGGACCACCCCTCCGGCATCCAGGACAGCCGCCCCCGCTTCGGCTCGACTCCAGGCGAGGCCGCGCGCTCCAGCACGGTCTCGACGTCCCGCTGCGCTTCCGGCGCGGCGAGCAGCATGTGCTGCTCGCCGGGGACGAAGCGGTCGACGCTGGTGAAGCAGTCCAGGTCGTTGTTCTGCCGCAGCACGACGAGGGAGGAGGCTGGGCGGCCCACCACGATCCCCTCACCTGCCAGCTGGACACCGGTGCGCAGAGAGCGGTCGTCGGGCAGCTTCAGGCCGTCGAGCGCGTAGTACCCGGTCTCCCCCAGCCTCCTCATCCGGACTCCGCCGGAGAGCTCGTATTCCGGCTCTCCCGGCTTGGAAAGCTTCGCCAGCCAGCCGAGCTTGCGGCTCTCGAAGCGAACCAGCAGCTCGGCCCGGGGGATGCCCTGGCCCACGAAGTAGGGCGAGCCATCCCAGACATTGGCGAAGTTGCCGAGGATCTTCTCAACGAGCGGGCGGAACTCCGGGTGCCTGACGGCCCGCAGGAACTTGGGCGAGAAGGAGTAGGCCTGTCCCCACTTCTCGAGGTACTCCACGAGGACGGCGCCAGGCAGGGGCCAGACCGTTCGGTGGTGCTGCCGTACCGCCTCGAAGAACTTCGGCAGCAACTGCCGGTCAGTTCCGCGGAGGACGGCCTGCGACAGCGCATAGCCGATCCGGGCCTGGTTGTGCGGCAGGTCCGCCGGAGAGGGGATGGTGCAGATTCCCCGGTAGGTGCCCCAGCGGTGCTGCCAGGAGGCCAGCCGCTGCCACATGCCTGCCACGCTCTGATGCTTGGCCGACGTCAGCACCCCCTCGCGTCCGGCGAGCAGCTGTGAGAAGTGGCTGTGGTAGTTCGTGGCCCGCCTGACCCCGTCGTTGGCCATACGAGTGGCCGCGATGACCGAGCAGGCGAGGAGGGGGAGCACCGCCGGGGCCCTGTCGTCGCTGCGGTGAATCAGCTCGTACTGCTCAACCTGCTCATACGGCTTCGTACTGCCGACCGCTATGACGCGGCTCACCGCTTCGGCGAGCGGTACTTCCAGGCTGAGGCTGCGCCGCATGTCCGCCGCCTCATCGTCATCCATGTACATGACGACCGGATGGCCGTCCCACGCCGGGCTGAAGAATGCCTCCTCGAGCACCTTCTGCCACGCGGCGTACGGAGTGAAATCCACGTTCTGCCTCGGCTCCCCATCCGATGTCCTACTGAGTTGCGGCCCGTCCCGCCATGGGCGCACTTGCGAAGCAGACCCCCCACTTCACGAGCTGCACCTTATGGACCACTAGAGATAGCGCATGGTTGCGGCCCACATAAGTGGTGGTGCCACCTAAAGCGCCGATCCCATGCACTTGTGAATCGAAAACTCGCAAATCTCCACCTATGTCCTCCCGGTGATGCACCGTGCGAATCCCGAGAAGCTCACCAGACAGGGATAACCGCCAGCTGGCACGCTCCCCTGGCCCGTGCCTCAGCGAAGCGGCCATCTTCCGTTGTTATGGATTTGTTGCTCACCTCGCCGGCCGCTCCCTGAGCCGAGTCAGGGGCACCTGCCCTACCCCACCCTCTTCCACTCCTGACAGCCGTTGGTCTTGAAGTACTCGCCGTTGTTGAGCGTCACCCGCCCCTGGCCGGTGAGGTTGTTGTTGGTGATGATGGCTTCGAACTCACCGCTGGCGTCCTTGGCCCGTTCCCAGTAGCAGCCCCACTCGTCTGCCGGACCGGCGGTCTTGTAGGTGCCGGCCTTCATGTCCTCGCCGACCAGGTACTCGCCGTCGCCGGAGAAGCGGGTCGCCGGGCCTGGCTTCTTGGTCTTCTTCGGCTTGGCGGTGACCGTCTCGGTCACGGTCTCGGTGACGGTGGGCGCGGGCTCAGGGGCTTCGGCCCCGGCGGTTTCGGTGATGGTGACCGTGGGACGGGGTGCGGCCTTGCTGTCGCCGGTCTCCTCGACGGTGTCCGCCGAGCCACTGCCGGCTCCGATACCGACACCGACGAACAGGGAGACCAGCGCGACCGCCCCGTACTTCAGCCACCGTCTGCGACTGTGGGCGGGCTGTCCGGGGCCGGTGGGTGTGCCGAGGCCGAAGGGGCCGGCGCCCTGGGGACTGTGGCCGGGCGGCGGGGGAGGCTGGTGGAAGGTCATGACAGGCTCCGTTTCCGGGGTGCGTGCGAGAGGGGACGGGTGAACGTGATGCGCCGGGCGTCCGGGTGTACGCCGGGAATCAGAAGCCGCGGATCCTGCGCCCCGCCTCGGTCGCCGGGTAGAGGATCGCCTCGGCGACCCGGCCGCCGGAGTCCTTGACGCCGCCGCTGAAGTTGAGGCGTCCCGAGGTGCCGGTCTTGGCGGCGACGCCGTCCCAGTACTTCGCCTCGCGTTCCCAGCGGATGTCGCCGAGGAGACGGACCAGGTCGTCCGCGCGGAAGGCGGATGCCGTGTCGGTCCACGGCATGGTGTGGTGGGCGGCGATGCCGATCCCGGCGAGGACGGCGGGCGCGGTGATGGCGCTGCGCGAGGTGAAGTGGTGGGCGTGGCGGGCGAGGAGCTGCGTGAGGACGGGCAGGACGGTGGCCTCGACCTGTTCAGGCCGGTAGGCCGCCGGCAGTTCGTCCTCGTGTACCGATTCGGCGGACCGCTGGAGACCGTTTCGCCCGTAGAGCGTGGTGACCACGAGGGCGCGCAGCGCGGAGAGGGTGACGACCTCGCGGTCACTCGCGGACACCTGCCGCTTGCTGACGTTCACCAGCCGCGCGAACGGAACGCGTTGGCCGTCCACGTCGACATGCACCGAGTCGGCGACCAGGTGTGCGAGCCGGGTGCCGTAGTCGCGCTGGTCCATGGACATGGCCAGGTTCTTGGCGACGGCCACGCCCTGCACGTTGCGGTCGTAGAAGATCTGCCGTGCGTCGGCGGGCGCGAGGTCGATGTACAGCTCGAACGGCAGGCGCACCTGGGCGAGTTCGGGGTAGGTCAGGCCGTACGCCTCGGGGTCGTCGTAGAGGTCGTGCCAGGCGGTGGTCTGGGTCTCGCCGTCGATGGCGATGACCACCGTGCCGGGCGCGACGGTGAGGGTGCGCAGGCCGCTGCCGGGGACGAGTTCGCCGCTGAGCGCGGCGAGCGGGCCGGCGTGCCAGAGGGTGACCGGCGGCGTGGACCACGCCGCGCCGAGCTCGCCCTTCAGTCCGGCGGCGATGTACTCGGCGTACGAGCCGACGTTCTTGCCCTTCTGTGAGGACTTCAGCGTGCGCTGCACGGTGGCGCGCAGCTCGGCGTGCCGGCGCACCAGACCGGACGCGGCCTTCAGCCGACGCGGGTCCTCCTCGGCACGGGGCGACGGCACGAGCTGGACGAGCGTCGGCACGGACATCGTCCCGACGACGGCGTCGGCGCGGAACGGCATCGCGGTGAGCTGGGTGCCCTCGACGACAGCGGTCGGCATGGTCAGGCGCATGAGTCTCCCCCCGGAGTTGCGGAGCCACTTCCACTCGGAAGCAATCCCAGAGAAGCATAACAGCGAAAGCACGGTCAAACACGTTGACGGATTTGACGCGTGCTATAGGTTGTGACCGTTCACTCCAGAAAGGCTCAGGACTGCCGCCATGCCCCAGTCATCCGCGCAGGTGACCGCCGCCGAGATCTCCCGCATCGCGGGGGTCACGCGGGCCACGGTCAGCAACTGGCGTCGTCGGCACGAGGACTTCCCCGCGCCGGCCGGCGGCACGGACAGCAGCCCGCTGTACGACCTGGAGACCGTGCGCACATGGCTCGCCTCACGCGGTCACGCCTCGGCGGCGACCCCGTCGGAGGAACTCCGTACGATGCTGCGTCTGCGTGCGCAGAGCGGCGGCAGCGGTACCTCGGAAGGGCTGCTGCTCGTCGTCCTGGCGGCGGCGAGCCACTCGGCGGAGGAGCTGACGGCCGCCACGCGCCTGCCGGACACGGAGGTCGTCGACCGGGCGCAGCGCGACGCGGAGTCGGCCGCGGACGCCGTACCGGCCACCGGCCCCGTCCGTTTCGACACGGCCGACGCGGCGGTGCTGCGCGCGCTGTACGCGTGCGTACGTGACGAGGGCGGTCAGGCCGCACTGGGCGTACTCGCGGAGCGGGAGCTGGAGGACAGTGCCGCGTCCGGCGCGTACCGGACACCGGCACCGCTCGCGGACCTGCTGGCCGGCCTGATCCCTGGATCACCGTCCCGCGTTCTGGACCCGGCCTGCGGCAGCGGCACCCTGCTGGCGGCCGCCGCCCGCCGGGGCGCGCGCGAGCTGTGCGGCCAGGACGCGCTTCCGGTGCAGGCGCTGCGCAGCGCCGTGAGCCTGACCCTGACGGAGCCGGAGGCTTCGGTCACCGTGCGCGCCGCCGACAGTCTCCGCGCGGACGCCTTTCCCGGCCTGGTCGCCGACGCGGTGCTGTGTAATCCGCCGTACGGCGTCCGGGACTGGGGGCACGACGAGCTGGCGTACGACCCCCGCTGGGCGTACGGCGTGCCGGCCCGCGCCGAGTCGGAGCTGGCGTGGGTGCAGCACGCGCTCGCTCACCTCGCACCCGGCGGCTACGCGGCGCTGCTCCTGCCGCCGGCCACGGCCGGGCGCGCGTCGGGACGTCGCGTACGGGCCGAGCTGGTGCGCAGCGGGGCGTTGCGCGCGGTGATCGCGCTGCCCGCGGGGGCGTCGGTGCCGTTGCACGTCGGGCTTCAGGTGTGGGTGCTGCAACGGCCCGAACCGGGGGGCCCGGAGCGCAAGTCGGTGCTCTTCGTGGACACCGCGGCGGACGGGCCGGCGGGGCCACCGGCCGGGTTCGGCGGTACGACGCCGCCGGCTCGTACCAGGGGCACGGCCCGGTCCGCCTCCGTGGACTGGCCGGGCGTCACGGCGCGGGCCCTCGGGGCGTGGCGGGCGTTCATGGAGAATCCCGACGCGTTCGAGGGTGAACCCGGTGTCGCGCACGCGGTGGGCGTGGTCGACCTCTTGGACGACGTGGTGGATCTGACCCCGGCCCGGCTCGTACGGGCGTCACGGGCCGAGGTCGACCCGGCGGAACTGTCGGCGAGGGTCGACGCCACACGCGGGGATCTCGTCAAGGCCGCGAAGTCGCTCGCGCGGGCCGCCGGTCACGAGGACTGGAGCGCCGCCGGGGCCTCGGCACGGGAGTGGCGGACGGCGACGGCGTCCGACCTCTCGCGCGGTGGCGCGCTCACCTTGCTGCGGACGGTTCCGGACAGCGTGCGGACCCGGGCACACGCCGCCGGCGGCGAGGAGGGGCGACCCGAGACCCGGGCGGTGATCACCGGATCGGACATCGCGACCGGCTCGGGTCCCACGGGAGAGCCGACGGGGCTGTACGACGGCACGGCACCCGTGATCGCCGTCGGGGACGTTCTCGTGCGAGCGATCGCGAACGAGGGCGGCCCGATGGCCCGGGTCGCGGGCGAGGAGGACGCCGGCGCGCTGCCCGGCCCCCACGTCCACCTCTTCCGGCCGGACC is a window from the Streptomyces capillispiralis genome containing:
- a CDS encoding DNA sulfur modification protein DndB gives rise to the protein MRLTMPTAVVEGTQLTAMPFRADAVVGTMSVPTLVQLVPSPRAEEDPRRLKAASGLVRRHAELRATVQRTLKSSQKGKNVGSYAEYIAAGLKGELGAAWSTPPVTLWHAGPLAALSGELVPGSGLRTLTVAPGTVVIAIDGETQTTAWHDLYDDPEAYGLTYPELAQVRLPFELYIDLAPADARQIFYDRNVQGVAVAKNLAMSMDQRDYGTRLAHLVADSVHVDVDGQRVPFARLVNVSKRQVSASDREVVTLSALRALVVTTLYGRNGLQRSAESVHEDELPAAYRPEQVEATVLPVLTQLLARHAHHFTSRSAITAPAVLAGIGIAAHHTMPWTDTASAFRADDLVRLLGDIRWEREAKYWDGVAAKTGTSGRLNFSGGVKDSGGRVAEAILYPATEAGRRIRGF
- a CDS encoding N-6 DNA methylase, producing MPQSSAQVTAAEISRIAGVTRATVSNWRRRHEDFPAPAGGTDSSPLYDLETVRTWLASRGHASAATPSEELRTMLRLRAQSGGSGTSEGLLLVVLAAASHSAEELTAATRLPDTEVVDRAQRDAESAADAVPATGPVRFDTADAAVLRALYACVRDEGGQAALGVLAERELEDSAASGAYRTPAPLADLLAGLIPGSPSRVLDPACGSGTLLAAAARRGARELCGQDALPVQALRSAVSLTLTEPEASVTVRAADSLRADAFPGLVADAVLCNPPYGVRDWGHDELAYDPRWAYGVPARAESELAWVQHALAHLAPGGYAALLLPPATAGRASGRRVRAELVRSGALRAVIALPAGASVPLHVGLQVWVLQRPEPGGPERKSVLFVDTAADGPAGPPAGFGGTTPPARTRGTARSASVDWPGVTARALGAWRAFMENPDAFEGEPGVAHAVGVVDLLDDVVDLTPARLVRASRAEVDPAELSARVDATRGDLVKAAKSLARAAGHEDWSAAGASAREWRTATASDLSRGGALTLLRTVPDSVRTRAHAAGGEEGRPETRAVITGSDIATGSGPTGEPTGLYDGTAPVIAVGDVLVRAIANEGGPMARVAGEEDAGALPGPHVHLFRPDPARLDAWFLAGFLGAEENIAGASTGSTVLTVSPGRLRVPLLPLEEQRRYGEAFRHVHALRAEARRATALAEETARLLAGGLTGGQLLPSREAAEVRGQGGDSPH